caAAAAGTGAGGTAAAGTGTTgttaacctttaaaaaaaatggaggGCCTTGTAACTACGTGAAAACAGTGATCAGCTGAAACCGGAGAAACTGGCTTTCCCCAATAGAACTTGAAACTAAAACGAAAAAGGGGTATGTAGATTTATTGGGATTGGACaaggattttattaaaataaaacaataaatccacaatatctaaattattccaattactttttatttatcattatttcatttGCACATTATTATCGAACATCAAACACATTACTTAAGGTACATACTgaacataaatacaaattgGATTCGCTTTGTTTTGTGCGTTTgaaattcaattgattttacCGAATACTATCCAAATTAGAAACAAGAAAGGAtttgaacaatttaattgaatagtgTTCAACCTTATTTCATTTCGTAAATGAGGCACCTTTCAATGAATTATTATTGACCGAGATAAAATCTGATTTAAATAGTATAGAATCACGGTAGCTCGAAATTGAGATAAGATAACGATAGCCCTTATCTAACAAACTAAGTAGGTCAACTTACTCGATTTACGCGTTtgcttttgttgttataatatctacacatatacttttaaatacatgTATGATTTGAGTTCTTTTTCACCTATTTTCCTGATACGAATATCGTTAATGATTGGCTGGTTGTAAATCAAATCTGACACAAGTTTATGTCACATTTTTATCGAAAGTCTTGTAATGTCTTTTAAAATCCAAAACCTATATATTCAGTATGTACCTACAGACACGTCAACGAACAATCtagttttgataataaataattaaattaaatacaacatattattatactgtcTTTCATTAATTTTCCAAGATGCAGATGCTCGCTGAGgatttttaaatacagttaTTTTGGCGGTATATTATGCCACGGACAAATTTCTTTTCCACCTTATGCTTTTCATTAATGCATCGTTATTGATATCATTACATCTTTTTTCGAAAAACTGTCTTTGGTAAgtacacaatataaaataaaaaaataatcaaacaaaataatattcatacattTCTCCTAAGATTAAGTATTTACCGAACACTGAACGATTTTAGCATTAAAATACTCAAcacttattacaatattttttttattgtttagtagtttttttattatagtcaGAACATACTATCCAACATTCAGTTACAGATCTACATCTAATGTTACCTACGTAGTGTACAGAtgaatgtttacaaatatagcgattatgtaaacaatacaacattttttaaatatcaatcatGTGATCGAAGGGCATTTAATATCACTATATTTGATACATATTTCTGAAAGTAGGTGgtgcatatttttgtttttgagtggGCTACTTTCGATACATTTTTTGACAACGTTATACCCGTATTTTGAATCGCAATGACAGTCCACTTTTTGCATGGAATGTATTACAAGTTTGGTCAGATTAAACATGATAAATgtagttatattaatataatttatatttatctaaatatatattgattgtaatatatgtatatcattttGATTTATCTTCTACAATACGAAATATGCCCTTAACACATACGACTGATATGAACGTTATACAATTCAGATGCACTCTTTACTAAAGGGTTGCAAGCTTAAAAAAGTGACAGTGCTGCCATTTTTTCAAGTTGCTCTGTCCTTAAAGTGTATTTCTGAATATCGATATTATTGCTAAGAATTCTTAACAAATAATAGTGCAAGCTATGGAAGTGACAAAGACAACTACAGGCCCGCTGACGTTGAGAAGCCGACGTTGACAAATTTCAcgctaaatataatttatctaaatataaacatttaaataaatacagtttagAACCATTATTGCACACATTTATTACGCTTacgaatattaataataagaaatgCATTTAGCAAAATACGAGTTGCgttttttcaataacatttttcttttcgatATAgtcataaatagttttaaagagaTCTTTTTTAAACATCTGTTTTACTTGAAAGATATATAGATATCTAATAGGGTACAATTTCAACTTTACATACGATACATTTCCTACGCTCGGAGAGGACTTCAACCACACTATAATTAGGTATTAAGTATAGAGATATagtatttcttttacaaaacatCGATCTATGAGCAAGCCGACTTTACAAAAGTCCTACAGGGACACATTTCAATTATCCACTCCGGGGTTGACTGCTTTGTACTCAATTTTAGACCTTGACTGCATCAAATACAGTTTAAATTACATCGACAGCTTAGAACAGtaagactattaaaaatatattcaagagtagtaataaaaatgtgCCCGGAAGATAAATTATATACTACCAGATAGCTTttcttacaatatatttttttaagttaaaaaaatactatgatcTTGGGTAAAGCGCTTACGTCATACATATAACTATGTATTAATACTGTTGGTGTGTATCAGATTGcattatatattacatatagtGGGTATTAAGAGATATACACTATCTTATAAGCTATAACAATTCTTATAAGGAaaatagagataaaataaaacggatATGCACTCAGCTGTAGAATTCAGTGCCGGAAAATAACCTCAATAAGTAAAATGTACTGCAGAATGCAGTACTCACCTAAAACCTACAATTCACTGCAAATGAATACTAAAAACACCCGATTACTACCGTTGTACTTGATTGTACTTATTTCAACGGTATTTCACGTCACCATAAACGATATTTCTATCGGCAAAAATACTGAAGAAAAAAACTGCATAAACTGCAGCCGAGTGTACCAAACGTATTCACTTTAAAAGCGTTTCGTACCTAATAACAATGTGATATTGCACAAAAATCAATGTCGTGTTACAATAACATGTCAATAAGTGGCGATATGCTGTTCAAGAGTACATAATAACTAGTATTTAGTCCTAGATACAAGAGATTCAATATTCAAGCTTTGGATACATTGTACGTTACACAGAGTAATCACTAAGACTTTGAATACATTGACAGATGTCAGATTTCAAACCGCACGGTGTTGCAACTTTATTCAAAAAACCCGCTTATTTCATTATACCCGGTTATTTCTAGGAAGTGGTAAACGTTTActagattttatttacttagataGTACCATTCAGCTTtaaaatgatttgaatattgCTATTTAATCAAACCGCTACGTTTTTACTAAATTGCTAGAAGAATACTAATTTCTAAagtttaagtatgtatttaagttgatattttaattttatatatgtcTTAGTAACCACACTGTTtcaagaatattataaattatattatattaaatatatcctTTTCTTATTCATAGCTACAATGAGGTAAGGTGTAATACGATACGAGTGAtttataggtttaaaaataatactatcaataaaaaaataaactttctataACTTTTGTAGACATGGCACGATGATGGCGAcgacaatttataaaataatatttatcacataATATTGGGTTTGCGATCTCAAACGACTAGATGGCGACACTGAAGAAACTTTCGTAAGTGTTCAACATGGCATTTTATTCTAGgcatttttaatgaaacacaaTGCTTAGAAAATACCTTGTCGCGCGAAAATACGCggtacaaatacatatttataattagtattaaatcaatttaattagtaaCTTTTAAACGGAATTCATTATAATgagataaagtaaaaataacacCAGATAACTGACCTTTTGAAACTGAtcaattagaaataattttgtgacgtcactacCCGCTTGAGATAGCCAATTTTAggtatattgtttaaatacattgttatttacatattaaataatgttatattacattatatacgTGAATATTGTCAAATTACCTAAAAGCAGGTACTGTGAAGCGATACACGATTTTTATATATtcgaatatattataaaaacaaacacgttTTGATTACAATGTACATGAACTTTGGTATCGTTAAAAGTAATGAGAGTGATTACAActacacttaaataaataaaaaaataagcttcgattttaaaacaaatggacatgattttgttttgtttttactgaataagtaatcatttttattcTCGTCCATCCAGAATAGTTTGGTTAATCTTTGGTTATCGATTCTTGTAATCGAGAGTAATCGATTACAATCTTGATTTTTTCGATTGTTGTACATGTTCCGGTTTTGTGGGTCTAGTTGTGATAATTACTTACTTTCAGTAGTGATTTGAGATTGCAAATAAACTTTGATTAAATCCATCTCCATGATGCCACGCAGCAGCTTAGTAAGTCGGAGCCGTGTAGTCGATGTTTCCTtcaaagagagagagagaataGAAATGAGacaagtaatataatttaagtttgaGGACGCTGTGATTGACAATtacatttcgttttttttccaTGCTCCAAGTAGCATTCCTTGGAGAACACCAACTGTATTTTACTAGTTTGAGGTCTACTCATAAGTGAAATTTGCATTATTATATCTCGTTTCTATTAATTCTTTTAATGCTTTTAGAACAAGACAAATTGGTAATgcattaatacaaaatatgtattttaactGATAACGAGTACTCAAATGCTTTAAACAAATCTGAACTTTTGGTTATACGGTTTATTGGTTGGGCAAATTAATGTGTAGCTGAGTATAGCTATGTTTTACCTTTCGAAAcgatatatattttgaaaacggTTCAGTTTCTTAGGAGAGCAAAACAAGTATGAAAGTATACCAGTGTCTGCGATAAGATAAGGTCCATCATGTACTATGGACTCTAAAGGGCATTGTCACACTGTTTTCTAGATGAAGAAGTGGTCTGCCTTACCAGTGGCGTGTGTCTGGGAGAATGGTGGGTCGGCGTAGGCGGGCTGTGGGTCGGGCGCGGCGGGGTACGCGGGGAAGGCGCCCGGGCTGCCCGCCGCGCCCTCCACCTCGTACGCCGGCGCGAACGCCGCGTCCGCGCCCACGCGGAACCGCTGGAACGCGAAGAACGCGCACGCCACCTGACACACGAACAAATACGTCAAATATAAACATGAATTGTCTCATGTCTGATCTTTTTCCTATTCTTCAACATGGTTTCTCAACGATGTGTTATTTAGAACCGTCTGTTCGTAGTTGGTATTTTGTAGAGTCATCAAATCCCTAAAAATCCTGCTAAGACTAAAAGACCATCGAAGATTACGGAACAACATATTTACATGAGTTTTGAGAAAGAAGGGTCTAACAATTAGATATGAGAACAGTTTTTGAATCGGTATTTAAACAAGAAATTTAGGTATTTATAGAAATGTAGGTTCCGattgattttatacaatatttatcgtaAATAAGATGGCTAGACTCACCCAGGCAAAGATAGAGAAGAAACAGAACGCGATGGCTCCTTGCATGTTGTTTGCAGTACCCACGGGTGGGTTGTCGGTCTTGCCCCACGCGTTAGACAAGTAGCAGAAACCGACGAAGTATAAGAACGCCCAGAATGCTGGAAAcaagaaatacaaaatcattaatgcttctcatatttatttctgatgAGAAGGTGCTGGAAAGTTTAATGTATAGGCTGAATAAACGTGACTACATTTACGACACTTCTAAATGTCAACTTTACACCTTTAAGTGATAGAGACAACTTGATACTTAATGGCGACATAAAATTGGGTAGTTTGAGTATTCGGCGGTGACATTTCGGTGTTTTTCAGATTCAAGAGGTCATTTCGAATATTGATGTCaagcttttttattaatttaataaaactttatcgtACGTCACCGCTTACAATTTTTTCTGTAGATTTATAGCTTTCAATAATTCCATTTGTTACTAAGCAAGATAAGAATAGTTCCAGTATACAAACCCCTTTCTCAAAGGTCATCTGAATGTTTCTACATTATGTCATACGGTTGGAGCGCTCGTTATGTAACCTCATTGTTACGAGTACCTACATTGTGTGGAAGATCCAAGTCTTGCGGGATTTAGTCCTAATCTTTAGGATCAAGTTTAAACACATAAAGCTTTGATGTCACGGCAATGTTATATAGGCACAATGTACGTTAGTTACCTTCCACACAAACGCTTAAACAGCTAGACCGATTTTTATGCATTGGCCCGATATTGTACGATTGGCTCATAGGCTTATTACCCTATTACCTTAAAAAGTGGTAATTGAGTCTCAAGGAGTGAATAGAagtgttttttctttcatatttgtGTTTCTTTGCATAACAAAGCTTAAATACGATTATTTTATCCAATTCttgagaatattaattaaattaatttattttgtaaaacagttCGGAACCTCAATATGTGTATATTCACCCCGTTTGATCGTACTGGACTGCTTTGGAAGGAGGCTGATATATTTCTAGCTATAACGGACACATGCAAATAGGAAACAGACAGTAAAATAATTCTTATATGCAGCTGATATTAGTACTGTTGTTTACCGAAGTAATTTATTCGACAATGACTATATAGGTACATTTCACCCCAATTTATTGGTATACTCGTTAcgttatattgaatttaatgaGTTTTTCCAAAGGTACATTGAACCTCGTAAAACACGAATCCTTTTTAACACGATAAGTAACAAATTAGGTAAGAGTTACGatctataaaattttacagcCTTTAAGAGGGATTGTTGAGGCAGACTGATCGAGCCACGTTGTAATCGTATCTTTGTtgacttataataaaaatccgATAGGGGGTAGTAAAATATGTGATCTAGATTCCAAGACTATTTTTAGGTCCTTAATATTTGTCCTAAAatagattttctattttatgtcTCACGGATCAcgaatattgatattataaatgcgaaagtaactctgcctgtctgttacgctttcacgtctaaactgaactgattgtaatgaaatttggtacagggaTAGAgctgaccttgagaaagaacatataatagtttttatcccgaacttTTAACGAGtttctcttggaaacgctaTATAACAGACAtcggcgcgggcgaagccgcgtgAGAAATCGAatgtacaatatatttattaactaatAAGAAATGTTTCCTTGTTGTCTGTCAATGTCTGTTATATGATGTTTCGGTGTTTACCAGCAATACCAGCACTACgtctattattttaatctttgcGAACTCTATACGaatgtgaaattattattaaacatgcCTGCAAAAGTTACGAAACTTCGAAAACAATAACGCACTGTTGTAATATAAACTCATGATTCAGAATTATCAAAGAGGTCTAAGTTGAGAAAAGATTATGCTGATAGTGATTTCTTAAGATTCGTCAGTTTTAGAGAATCAGTTAGATCGAaagctgttttttatttttattctttcagACCTCTCTATTTTTTAGATTTCTAGCCACGTGCGCTCCTCGTATTTGACTAGTCTTAACTTATTTTTGAAGATGTCGTTAATTTGGTTAAGATCAAGACCCAAATCCTTTCTTTTAAGAAGTTAAGTCAAATCTAACAAGGTAACGGATTCATCCAAGCAGGACCTTCATCGAAAGTCATACACTTCTTACATCAGTTAGATCTACAACTACAAATCGAATTAAATCTCCTTacaata
This is a stretch of genomic DNA from Trichoplusia ni isolate ovarian cell line Hi5 chromosome 6, tn1, whole genome shotgun sequence. It encodes these proteins:
- the LOC113494774 gene encoding synaptogyrin, whose translation is MDTSGAYGGGKAGGAFDPQAFIQRPPVIVRAVCWLFSVIVMGCISAKGWRKAPDGKEYCVYNDDTNACNYGVGISVIAFVASIGFIAGEYLFEQMSSVKTRKHYVLADMGFSAFWAFLYFVGFCYLSNAWGKTDNPPVGTANNMQGAIAFCFFSIFAWVACAFFAFQRFRVGADAAFAPAYEVEGAAGSPGAFPAYPAAPDPQPAYADPPFSQTHATGNIDYTAPTY